Proteins found in one Balaenoptera musculus isolate JJ_BM4_2016_0621 chromosome 4, mBalMus1.pri.v3, whole genome shotgun sequence genomic segment:
- the PP2D1 gene encoding protein phosphatase 2C-like domain-containing protein 1, giving the protein MPLRSTAGDAECQAPPPPPPPPPGVFWKSRQLYTRKLTYDSDEGVPLTWRRKHFKRKKKRPSKDSEKHEVQVYNEMITFPCSICKHEIDLPGIFLHKKQHVALATLGFQWMGGKTPGLSAIADQRQSIIAKLLSSFAFTEKILQSINNAFELLWKKQIPAYYKIIDNIHNSSIYPQKICHLLIKGTAICEDRNSTWRADMNDQFTVVNNFGNKPNVCFFGLFDGHHGASAADLTSMELPVLLLHQLSRLDPSYQMTPEEQKVINSFHTVFREDYRAIEDSFSSIKKETKALKSEYENIHKAFAKAFWRMDRLLRLGRKEVSRARWSGCSAVTCILEGNIKSPKAKKSWRRFSDLDALVPFQGMPKIISGVLHIANTGNVQAVLCRSGKGFCLTKEHTTRNTDERRRVLQNGAIISSHEPYGLLQGQIKTTRGLGFHGDLQLKKFIIPAPQTISVPIDDLCQFLILATNGLWEVLDTKEVTALTMTAFQVYKEAQCSITGDKLSPSKGSLLFPIDERNTSKPETNIHIVFQCKSEERASTINSKENLSDSKYSIRNLKNIGTFPPKMTKRDPCSEKETEGPTSVDGVPKDSSEKDKGSCTKSFYGGAAEYISHELVSAALAAGSRDNITVMVTLFNGSEYLQRAKT; this is encoded by the exons AGTGTTTTGGAAATCAAGGCAATTGTACACAAGAAAACTGACATATGATTCAGATGAGGGAGTCCCACTTACATGgagaagaaagcattttaaaaggaaaaagaagagaccaTCAAAAGACTCTGAAAAACACGAAGTGCAGGTCTACAATGAGATGATCACATTTCCCTGTTCCATATGCAAGCATGAAATTGACCTACCTGGAATATTCCTCCATAAAAAGCAGCATGTAGCTCTGGCTACATTGGGCTTTCAGTGGATGGGTGGGAAGACACCAGGGCTCTCAGCGATTGCTGATCAGAGGCAGTCCATCATTGCTAAACTATTGTCATCTTTTGCATTTACTGAAAAAATCTTACAGAGCATTAATAATGCTTTTGAGCTCCTTTGGAAGAAACAAATACCAGCGTACTATAAGATTATTGATAACATTCACAACAGTTCAATATATCCTCAAAAAATCTGTCACCTATTAATTAAAGGAACAGCCATTTGCGAAGACAGGAATTCTACATGGAGAGCTGACATGAATGATCAATTCACTGTCGTGAATAATTTTGGCAACAAACCCAAcgtgtgtttttttggtttgtttgatgGACATCACGGTGCCTCGGCAGCAGACTTGACATCAATGGAACTCCCAGTTTTACTTCTCCACCAACTTTCCAGACTTGATCCTTCCTACCAAATGACCCCTGAAGAGCAAAAAGTAATCAATTCTTTTCACACAGTGTTTAGAGAAGACTACAGAGCTATAGAAGACTCCTTCTCCTCcataaagaaagagacaaaagcaTTGAAAAGTGAGTATGAGAACATACACAAAGCCTTTGCAAAAGCATTTTGGAGAATGGACAGGCTTTTACGtcttggaaggaaggaagtgtcCAGGGCTCGATGGAGCGGCTGTTCTGCGGTTACTTGCATATTGGAAGGCAACATTAAAAGTCCCAAAGCTAAGAAGTCTTGGAGAAGATTCAGTGACCTTGATGCTTTGGTCCCTTTCCAGGGGATGCCGAAAATAATTTCTGGAGTGCTACATATTGCAAACACTG gTAATGTGCAAGCAGTCTTATGCAGAAGTGGGAAAGGCTTCTGCCTAACCAAAGAACACACTACACGAAACACAGATGAAAGAAGAAGAGTACTTCAGAACGGAGCAATAATTAGTTCACATGAACCATACGGGCTCCTACAAgggcaaataaaaaccacacgaGGACTTGGATTTCATGGAGATCTCCAACTGAAAAAATTCATTATTCCAGCGCCTCAAACTATTTCTGTGCCTATAGATGACTTATGTCAATTCCTTATCTTAGCTACTAATGGACTCTGGGAAGTTCTGGATACAAAGGAAGTCACTGCACTGACAATGACAGCTTTTCAAGTATATAAAGAAGCACAGTGTTCTATCACAGGAGACAAACTGTCACCATCCAAAGGGTCTCTGCTTTTCCCAATCGATGAACGAAACACAtctaaaccagaaactaacatcCACATAGTGTTTCAGTGCAAATCTGAAGAACGTGCGTCAActataaattcaaaagaaaatttgtCAGATTCAAAATATTCTATTCGTAACCTTAAAAATATAGGAACATTTCCACCAAAAATGACTAAGCGTGATCCTTGCagtgagaaagaaactgagggacCGACCAGTGTAGATGGTGTGCCAAAAGACTCAAGTGAAAAAGACAAAGGATCATGCACTAAGAGTTTCTATGGAGGTGCTGCTGAGTATATCAGCCATGAACTTGTAAGTGCTGCTTTGGCGGCTGGCTCCAGAGACAACATTACAGTCATGGTCACGCTTTTCAATGGAAGTGAGTATCTCCAGAGAGCAAAAACATGA